In a single window of the Solea solea chromosome 14, fSolSol10.1, whole genome shotgun sequence genome:
- the hmgxb3 gene encoding HMG domain-containing protein 3 translates to MEKVGAYEVVKDDVEVSYNQIEASTPKKRKSKSQEDTVEKPKKPRSAYLLYYFDVHQTTQQEVPNLPQSEINKRISESWKRLSVAEKAYYLEKAKFEKEGIDTSSVSPSNDLPGFRKILPRASYVLLSKSCQSEVSVESLDPPAEGGLSSVSHTQEPHFTHLGVAGEVELSDLPIVDDEVAEETATVSGPTTVQGIPSPVSVSVTSKTPASTDAQFSTDLRANGVTLKEIQTRAAGSSYGWAMVQHVHREPTQMVAIIPSQNLLETAVNSLGPLMMLSVGAKVEQSAKPSYKMSVKTYTRRGRGRCLNPKCSFVYVTRHKPPTCPECGSRLGGKWIPAAKKTKEKAAASKKFSQKAETKPEESCQPTQLPAQGENADVGKTNTSGSKKQAQTQPCSRKQCAVPVKTPPEGRSTTQQEETKQLKDGLKGTTVQGQDRSNVTVQKRPVRPILPAYYNTGSALLQIITVPPDKGKYQTANTNKSSSASRESFSGLKPSTLKQLGQTVPTASLKQDFAASADGGQTVSSLTDGRMNLLSVVPFKERTVSKFDLGLSTARGRGRCKNLSCDFMYKNRHKPAVCPKCGCELTQKNTKGAKTGTLLDPYQPLSPAQKDVQRQNTLQLLRRSVQIPESESELQETLNHIHELNGLQIILIQPGHQEHEDSVGTETLVETGWPQFYESAASHCGLCNYPLFKGGQSTVAGQMDCWLLTETLIQTASIQLKVCLNVQCLALHSFTDLHPGLFNIGNKLLVSIDLFLKIRENIKLGHAPPQAARTTLDHIHNHSVHALSPEEFSQIQELLLSGYWAFECLTMRDYNDMICGICGVAPKLEIAQRYANNVLELKNVEFTWPEYSVSDEVHVDEFWLTMESEALEQAAFPTDIPITRVDASIIAPFIPPLMRSPTVINTEKDKALSHTQSPSGDPSVLVRFIHDGQLRLDKIEDHSEDELRAILDSCGANIIPGSSKNELLASLVSLYRLVHTGISTAPQPPPQLTAGKLSKVCPHKVVCGSKYLVKGETARDHVDLLLSSRYWPPVYVSDCAKQVALCTDLQYPELATLMWGRNQGCFCDPFEKPEFVSCAELQDQPYSADLCLVAENQQVHPITKSSSRWLVNPPGAEQPVDPLAPEHRSLSLCRDLEPYVSLVAELEKEKEEEEQTDKECTEESEDCSSVSSARWKPMVFNNTAYYYLYNRLVDFLTSRDVVNQQINQVVKVCQPGEVVIRDALYRLGVAKIKQEEGEGYGTEGQTQEGETEIYEVVMS, encoded by the exons ATGGAGAAAGTGGGAGCATATGAGGTGGTGAAGGATGATGTGGAGGTCAGCTACAATCAAATAGAAGCATCCACTccaaaaaagaggaagagcaaATCTCAAGAAGACACTGTTGAAAAACCCAAGAAGCCGCG GTCTGCCTATCTGTTATACTACTTTGATGTTCACCAGACAACCCAACAGGAAGTACCTAATCTGCCACAGTCTGAGATCAACAAGCGAATCAGTGAGAGCTGGAAAAGGCTTAGTGTGGCTGAGAAAGCCTACTACCTGGAGAAGGCCAAGTTTGAGAAGGAGGGCATAGATACT TCCTCAGTCAGCCCCTCAAATGACCTGCCAGGCTTCCGCAAGATCCTCCCCAGAGCCAGCTATGTTCTCTTGTCCAAAAGCTGTCAGTCAGAGGTGAGCGTGGAGTCTCTGGACCCTCCAGCAGAAGGAGGCTTGTCCTCCGTCTCCCACACCCAAGAACCCCACTTCACTCATCTAGGGGTGGCTGGTGAGGTGGAACTTTCTGATTTGCCCATCGTTGATGACGAAGTAGCAGAGGAAACAGCGACGGTGTCTGGCCCCACAACTGTTCAAGGAATCCCATCTCCTGTTTCGGTCTCTGTCACTTCCAAAACCCCTGCTTCCACAGATGCCCAGTTCTCTACTGATCTTAGAGCAAATGGGGTCACACTGAAAGAAATTCAGACAAGAGCTGCTGGTAGTAGTTATGGTTGGGCGATGGTGCAGCATGTACATAGAGAACCTACTCAGATGGTTGCCATCATACCCTCCCAG AACCTGTTAGAGACAGCTGTGAACTCTTTGGGCCCTCTGATGATGCTGTCTGTAGGAGCCAAAGTAGAACAAAGTGCCAAACCTTCATATAAAATG TCTGTGAAGACTTACACCAGGAGAGGTCGAGGGAGGTGTCTAAATCCTAAATGTTCATTTGTGTACGTCACCCGCCACAAGCCACCTACGTGCCCTGAATGTGGGAGCCGTTTGGGGGGGAAATGGATTCCTGCT GCAAAGAAAACGAAAGagaaagcagcagcatcaaAGAAGTTTTCACAGAAAGCTGAAACCAAGCCTGAAGAAAGCTGCCAGCCCACACAACTCCCTGCTCAAGGGGAGAATGCTGATGTTGgtaaaacaaacaccagtggGAGCAAAAAGCAAGCTCAAACTCAGCCGTGCTCCAGGAAGCAGTGTGCAGTTCCAGTCAAaacaccaccagagggcagaaGCACCACGCAACAGGAAGAAACCAA ACAACTGAAAGATGGTCTTAAAGGCACCACAGTTCAAGGTCAAGACAGAAGCAATGTCACTGTTCAGAAGAGGCCTGTGAGGCCAATCCTCCCTGCCTATTATAACACAG GCAGTGCCTTGTTACAGATCATAACTGTCCCACCTGACAAAGGAAAATATCAGACTGCAAACACCAACAAATCATCATCTG CTTCCAGGGAGAGTTTCTCAGGTCTCAAACCCAGCACTTTGAAGCAGCTCGGCCAGACGGTCCCAACAGCCTCACTCAAGCAG GATTTTGCAGCCTCAGCAGATGGAGGCCAGACTGTGTCCTCACTGACAGATGGGAGGATGAATTTACTGTCAGTGGTGCCTTTCAAGGAGCGCACTGTCTCTAAATTT GACTTGGGACTATCCACAGCGCGAGGCAGGGGTCGGTGTAAAAATCTGTCCTGTGATTTTATGTACAAGAACAGACATAAACCCGCTGTGTGCCCCAAATGCGGTTGTGAGCTAACACAGAAGAACACCAAGGGGGCAAAG actggGACTCTACTAGATCCATATCAGCCTCTAAGTCCTGCTCAGAAGGACGTCCAGCGACAAAATACACTGCAGCTACTGCGCCGGTCGGTGCAGATTCCTGAAAGTGAGTCTGAGCTTCAGGAAACGTTGAACCACATCCACGAGCTCAATGGTCTCCAGATCATCTTGATTCAACCAGGGCACCAGGAACATGAAGACAGTGTAGGGACGGAGACACTGGTCGAGACTGGGTGGCCTCAGTTCTATGAATCAGCAGCTTCTCACTGTGGCTTGTGTAACTACCCACTTTTCAAaggaggtcagag CACCGTTGCAGGACAGATGGACTGCTGGCTCCTGACTGAGACACTGATTCAGACAGCTTCTATCCAGCTCAAAGTGTGTCTCAACGTTCAGTGTCTAGCTCTGCACAGCTTTACCGACCTGCATCCAG GTTTGTTCAACATTGGGAATAAACTTTTGGTGAGCATTGACCTGTTCCTGAAGATTAGAGAAAATATCAAACTGGGTCACGCTCCCCCTCAGGCCGCCAGGACGACTCTAGACCACATCCACAATCATTCAG TCCATGCATTGAGCCCAGAGGAGTTCTCTCAAATCCAGGAGCTCCTCCTGAGCGGTTACTGGGCCTTTGAATGTCTGACAATGCGGGATTACAACGATATGATCTGTGGGATTTGTGGTGTCGCTCCCAAGCTGGAGATAGCGCAACGATATGCAAACAACGTGCTGGAGCTCAAGAATGTGGAG TTTACTTGGCCTGAGTATTCAGTCTCTGATGAGGTCCACGTGGATGAATTCTGGCTCACCATGGAGAGTGAGGCCCTCGAGCAGGCAGCTTTCCCCACTGATATCCCCATCACACGTGTGGACGCTTCCATCATTGCCCCCTTCATCCCCCCTCTGATGAGGAGTCCCACCGTTAtcaacacagagaaagacaaagccttgtcacacacacagtcgccCTCAG GAGATCCATCCGTTTTGGTGCGTTTCATTCACGATGGGCAGCTGAGGCTGGACAAGATTGAGGATCACAGCGAGGATGAGCTGAGAGCAATTCTGGACAGCTGCGGGGCGAACATCATCCCGGGCTCCTCTAAG AATGAGCTCCTGGCTTCACTGGTCTCCTTGTACAGGCTTGTTCATACTGGCATCTCCACCGCACCACAGCCTCCCCCACAACTCACTGCTGGTAAACTGTCAAAGGTCTGCCCACACAAG GTGGTGTGCGGCTCCAAGTACCTGGTGAAAGGAGAGACGGCTCGGGATCACGTCGACCTGCTGCTGTCCTCGCGCTACTGGCCGCCAGTCTATGTCAGCGATTGTGCCaagcaggtggcgctctgtaCTGACTTACAGTATCCGGAGCTGGCAACACTGATGTGGGGCAGAAACCAAGGCTGCTTCTGTGACCCCTTTGAAAAACCAGAG TTTGTGTCCTGCGCTGAGCTACAGGACCAGCCGTACAGCGCTGACCTTTGTTTGGTAGCAGAGAACCAGCAGGTTCATCCCATCACCAAGTCTTCGTCTCGCTGGCTGGTTAATCCGCCTGGAGCAGAGCAGCCTGTGGACCCTCTCGCTCCAGAACACCGCTCATTGTCCCTCTGCAGAGACCTGGAGCCCTACGTCAGCCTGGTGGCTGAGctggagaaagagaaggaagaggaggaacagACGGATAAAGAATGCACGGAGGAATCAGAGGACTGTTCCTCTGTGAGCTCTGCACGGTGGAAACCCATGGTTTTTAACAACACAGCCTATTACTACCTGTACAACCGCCTGGTAGATTTCCTCACCAGCAGGGACGTCGTGAACCAGCAGATCAACCAAGTGGTGAAGGTGTGTCAGCCTGGAGAGGTGGTGATCAGGGACGCTCTGTACCGGTTAGGAGTGGCAAAGATTAagcaagaagaaggagaaggataTGGAACTGAGGGACAGACACAAGAGGGAGAAACAGAGATCTATGAGGTCGTTATGTCGTAA